In one window of Tachypleus tridentatus isolate NWPU-2018 chromosome 2, ASM421037v1, whole genome shotgun sequence DNA:
- the LOC143243986 gene encoding ATP-dependent RNA helicase DDX3Y-like, with amino-acid sequence MQPQKLDTSVTQCTLVLVLSPTRELVCQIYDESSKFAYRSHLRPCVVYGGAEPIQQMKNLDRGCHLLVATP; translated from the exons ATGCAA CCACAAAAGCTTGATACTTCTGTTACTCAGTGTACACTAGTGCTTGTTCTTTCTCCAACAAGAGAACTGGTTTGTCAGATTTATGACGAATCATCTAAGTTTGCTTATCGCTCTCACTTAAGACCCTGTGTTGTCTATGGAGGAGCTGAACCCATTCAGCAAATGAAGAACTTAGACAGAGGTTGCCACTTATTGGTGGCTACACcataa